From one Brachypodium distachyon strain Bd21 chromosome 4, Brachypodium_distachyon_v3.0, whole genome shotgun sequence genomic stretch:
- the LOC100844417 gene encoding uncharacterized protein LOC100844417: MAFVAIHARLLVFRPPLAAAASASSSLHSAPFPAGLPRLSTAAGNRCSLRHRRRPGRARAAAITASLDLTEDNVRQAIVDAKAELAQLFDTSVGITGQVDLAELDGPFVKLRLKGKFWHTRATVVARIGNYLKNRIPEILEVEIEDENQLDDSPAAY, from the exons ATGGCCTTCGTCGCCATCCAcgcccgcctcctcgtcttccgccctcccctcgccgccgccgcctccgcctcctcgtctcTCCACTCGGCTCCTTTCCCCGCCGGTCTACCGCGCCTCAGTACAGCAGCCGGAAATCGCTGCAGCCtacggcaccggcgccggcctgGTCGCGCTCGCGCGGCCGCCATCACGGCGTCGCTCGACCTCACCGAGGACAACGTCCGGCAGGCCATCGTCGACGCCAAAGCCGAG CTGGCCCAGCTGTTCGACACGTCGGTGGGCATAACAG GGCAAGTTGATCTGGCGGAGCTGGACGGGCCGTTCGTGAAGCTCCGCCTCAAGGGAAAATTCTGGCACACCCGCGCCACCGTCGTCGCGCGGATCGGCAACTACCTCAAGAACCGTATACCG GAAATCTTGGAGGTGGAGATAGAAGATGAGAACCAGCTTGACGATAGCCCCGCGGCTTACTGA